In a genomic window of Chloroflexota bacterium:
- a CDS encoding type II toxin-antitoxin system Phd/YefM family antitoxin: MAEIGVRELKARASAIIRAVRDRRARYLVTYRGKPVGVLMPLGEAGREAIPPADEGEDAWKELLSLGEKIGQGWQSDLTAAELLSEIRR, encoded by the coding sequence ATGGCTGAGATTGGCGTGCGGGAACTGAAGGCGCGGGCCTCGGCGATCATCCGGGCGGTGCGAGACCGCCGCGCCCGCTACCTGGTCACCTACCGGGGGAAACCGGTCGGTGTGCTAATGCCGCTGGGGGAGGCAGGGAGAGAGGCGATACCTCCTGCCGACGAGGGCGAGGACGCGTGGAAAGAACTGCTTTCCCTGGGGGAGAAGATCGGTCAAGGATGGCAGTCTGACCTGACCGCCGCCGAACTCCTCTCCGAGATACGCCGTTAG
- a CDS encoding YfhO family protein encodes MQSRTPGYAQAKQKCWQDALSLATLTLLVLAFFWPLLSGRYWIPWGGGDLVSFLWPTWRFAARSLRQGIFPLWNPTLYAGAPFAADHQSCLFYPIHLLLFLVGGEPSYEVMEGLVVYHIVLAAALMYLLLRDKGLSRTASVFGGLAFTLSDPFITHIGNLNLNATIAYLPALILLADRAFTRRSLHFAAAAEAVLAIAALAGHGQMLLFLGLALAILTLYRIYAARRLGVRAAAGVAALAAIVVLVGMAAAAVALYPAYELGSHTARAGLSWAEATRYSLPWQALVGLVVPGFYGRGPQNFWGSWDRVEVGYVGVLTLALAVAGLLAGRRKESPISTDVGQFPAAFFALLVVVGFALALGGHTPVYRLIYWLPGFRGVRAPARLVVLGDFGLAALAAYGLDRIRHSRRGQIAVIVMLTAALVLSAWLLRAVSVPADRWERTRNALWMAVALCCLGLLWLWAVARRYGTRWLGGVAVAILALDLILSGSMVEVQREDPTTGYQHDDVVAFLRRDPGLYRIDSSAASAWQPDAAAVYGLYDIGGVANPLNLATYETYRWSIGARGDRLYGLLGVKYVLADKGSPPGDERLVPVYTAGSDVDIYLNTTAYPMAQLIYQAVEVESAEAALAAVHAPDFDPAQIVVLQEKPMPVQEPGNQPRSISFIEYSCNRLSLQVSTPTPAYLLLSEVYYPGWRATIDSQPTRVLQADYLFRAIYIPPGDHEVRLWFSPSSFWIGLSLSALSWLGLAAWGLAWWKKFFRQRGTT; translated from the coding sequence ATGCAATCTCGCACGCCAGGGTATGCTCAGGCGAAACAAAAGTGCTGGCAAGATGCGCTTTCGCTCGCCACACTGACGCTGCTCGTACTGGCGTTTTTCTGGCCCCTGCTCTCCGGCCGCTACTGGATACCGTGGGGCGGCGGCGACCTGGTCTCCTTTCTGTGGCCCACCTGGCGCTTTGCCGCGCGCTCCCTGCGCCAGGGGATTTTCCCTCTGTGGAACCCGACCCTCTACGCCGGTGCACCCTTCGCCGCCGATCACCAGTCCTGCCTCTTCTACCCCATCCACCTGCTCCTCTTCCTGGTGGGTGGGGAGCCAAGTTATGAGGTTATGGAGGGGCTGGTGGTTTACCACATAGTTCTCGCCGCCGCGCTGATGTACCTCCTCCTGCGCGACAAGGGCCTCAGCCGAACCGCGTCTGTCTTCGGGGGGCTTGCTTTTACCCTATCCGACCCTTTCATCACCCACATCGGCAACCTCAACCTCAACGCCACCATCGCTTACCTGCCCGCGCTGATCCTGCTCGCCGATCGCGCCTTCACCCGCCGGTCCTTGCACTTCGCCGCGGCAGCGGAGGCAGTGCTGGCCATTGCAGCCCTGGCGGGACACGGGCAAATGCTGCTCTTCCTCGGCCTGGCTCTCGCCATCCTGACGCTATATCGCATCTATGCTGCCAGGCGGCTGGGCGTTCGAGCGGCCGCGGGTGTGGCGGCTCTGGCAGCGATAGTCGTCCTGGTGGGTATGGCGGCGGCAGCAGTGGCCCTCTACCCCGCCTATGAGTTGGGGTCCCATACCGCCCGCGCCGGACTATCGTGGGCAGAAGCGACCCGCTACTCTCTGCCCTGGCAAGCGCTGGTTGGGTTGGTGGTCCCCGGCTTCTATGGTCGCGGACCTCAGAACTTTTGGGGCTCATGGGATCGGGTCGAGGTGGGATATGTGGGCGTATTGACACTGGCCTTGGCCGTGGCGGGATTGCTGGCGGGGCGAAGGAAGGAAAGCCCGATCTCCACCGACGTGGGGCAATTTCCAGCGGCGTTCTTCGCCCTCCTGGTGGTCGTCGGATTTGCCCTGGCCCTCGGAGGCCACACTCCCGTCTACCGTTTGATCTACTGGCTGCCGGGGTTCCGCGGCGTCCGCGCCCCCGCCCGGCTGGTGGTACTAGGCGACTTCGGGTTGGCCGCGCTGGCCGCTTACGGGCTGGACCGTATCCGCCATTCGCGCCGCGGTCAGATCGCGGTTATCGTTATGTTAACTGCCGCGCTCGTCCTATCCGCCTGGCTACTTAGGGCTGTATCTGTTCCCGCCGACCGGTGGGAGAGGACGCGAAATGCCCTCTGGATGGCGGTGGCTTTGTGTTGCCTGGGGCTATTGTGGCTCTGGGCAGTGGCGCGCAGATATGGGACACGCTGGCTGGGCGGGGTTGCCGTCGCGATTCTGGCCCTCGACCTGATCCTGAGCGGCTCGATGGTGGAGGTCCAGCGGGAGGATCCGACCACGGGTTACCAGCATGATGATGTCGTAGCATTCTTGCGCCGCGACCCGGGTCTCTACCGCATTGACTCCAGCGCCGCCAGCGCCTGGCAACCCGACGCCGCCGCCGTATACGGCCTATACGATATCGGTGGAGTCGCCAATCCGCTGAATCTCGCCACCTATGAGACCTACCGCTGGAGCATCGGGGCGCGAGGCGACAGGCTGTACGGACTCTTGGGGGTCAAATACGTGTTGGCCGATAAGGGCAGCCCTCCCGGAGACGAGCGGCTGGTGCCCGTTTACACCGCTGGGTCCGACGTGGATATCTACCTGAACACCACCGCCTATCCAATGGCGCAACTCATCTACCAAGCGGTGGAGGTGGAAAGCGCTGAGGCCGCCTTGGCTGCGGTTCACGCCCCCGATTTTGACCCGGCGCAAATCGTGGTGCTGCAAGAGAAACCGATGCCGGTCCAGGAGCCGGGCAACCAGCCCCGTTCCATTTCTTTCATCGAATACTCGTGCAATCGTCTCTCGCTCCAGGTGAGTACGCCCACGCCCGCCTATCTCCTGCTGAGCGAGGTCTATTATCCTGGCTGGCGGGCGACCATAGATAGTCAGCCGACGAGGGTCCTCCAGGCGGACTACCTTTTCCGCGCCATCTACATCCCCCCAGGAGACCATGAAGTGCGCCTCTGGTTTTCGCCCTCCAGTTTCTGGATTGGGCTGTCCTTGAGCGCGCTAAGTTGGTTGGGATTGGCAGCCTGGGGCCTCGCCTGGTGGAAGAAATTTTTCCGCCAGCGTGGCACCACCTGA
- a CDS encoding transposase, translating to MVKNIRVQRFVQTLFAHKQVAEKVSRIVQAILEAQSVRLTDIARAMPGSLAARYKEIQRFVAQNDVKAGLLQQMQPDAKFVIGDVTEIPRRQARRTEYVGKLSDGKTRGFWLLMLATPFHGRAIPFHFITYSSKTIRQEATSRNMEHCRAFAGIKAVLGDRPLVLDREFSYLELLLNLAAEGVHFVIRLNLGSHPPVMWTKTGERIDLVVSPQQTVVYRNVLYKGQVPVNVIGYWQRGFGQPLWLTTDLPPEQALTLYQQRMKIDESFRDLKNLLGLGRVMNQRQDYLEQILALLLIAYTIGLLLGETLRDKLFDSSHSKYRLYSGLFLLLEHRPQVSRAMAKWVANTALLAFTNLVSAPVRTHV from the coding sequence ATGGTAAAGAATATACGAGTCCAGCGCTTTGTGCAAACCCTGTTTGCACATAAGCAAGTAGCGGAGAAGGTAAGTCGGATCGTTCAAGCCATTTTGGAAGCTCAGTCGGTGCGATTGACAGACATCGCGCGAGCGATGCCTGGCTCTCTGGCCGCGCGATATAAGGAGATCCAACGCTTTGTGGCGCAGAACGATGTGAAGGCGGGGTTGCTGCAGCAGATGCAGCCGGATGCAAAGTTCGTCATCGGGGACGTGACAGAGATTCCGCGCCGGCAAGCGCGGCGCACGGAGTACGTAGGTAAGCTGAGCGACGGCAAGACGAGGGGGTTCTGGCTACTGATGTTGGCCACGCCCTTTCACGGGCGGGCCATCCCCTTTCATTTCATCACCTATTCCTCCAAGACCATTCGCCAAGAGGCCACTTCACGCAATATGGAACACTGTCGGGCCTTTGCAGGGATCAAGGCCGTGTTGGGCGACCGGCCTCTCGTTCTGGATCGCGAGTTCAGCTACCTGGAGTTATTGCTGAACCTGGCTGCTGAAGGGGTGCACTTCGTGATTCGCCTGAACCTGGGCTCTCACCCACCCGTGATGTGGACCAAGACTGGGGAACGCATCGACTTGGTCGTCAGTCCACAGCAAACCGTTGTGTACCGCAACGTGTTGTACAAAGGGCAAGTCCCTGTCAATGTCATTGGGTACTGGCAACGCGGATTCGGGCAACCCCTTTGGCTGACCACGGACTTGCCACCAGAGCAAGCACTCACCCTATACCAGCAGCGCATGAAGATTGATGAAAGCTTCCGTGACCTCAAGAACCTCCTGGGACTGGGGAGGGTCATGAATCAGCGCCAGGACTATCTGGAACAGATCCTGGCTTTGCTCTTGATCGCTTACACCATCGGCCTCTTGTTGGGTGAAACCTTGCGTGACAAGCTGTTTGACAGTAGCCACAGCAAATACCGCCTTTATTCCGGACTCTTCCTCCTACTGGAACACAGACCACAGGTATCCCGCGCCATGGCCAAATGGGTAGCGAACACTGCCTTGCTCGCTTTCACTAACCTCGTCTCCGCTCCTGTCCGAACTCATGTCTGA
- a CDS encoding alcohol dehydrogenase catalytic domain-containing protein yields the protein MKAAVFRGRGQIEVTEVPRPELDRGEALIRVGYCGICGTDLEAFHTGMYEPGLVIGHEFAGTIVEVGPGVADWRIGDRVVVNDAIPCGECLPCREGRPDACESVMMIGVSHDGGMAEYVKAPVRGLHRLPDGVTLRQGALVESLTIALHGVRRSRLKPGDNALVMGAGPIGLLTLQCALLAGARTAAVTEVDPVRAALAGRLGAAAVLDPNRDHVGVALADLTDGWGPDVVYICTGAPEPFRDAISLVRKGGQIFLIGLCVEPVETDFMSVVMGDLCIEGSLMGRAEFPAAIDFIAQHRVDVESLISHEIALNDVVTKGFHLLDTPGSGAVKILVQIGGES from the coding sequence ATGAAGGCGGCGGTCTTCCGAGGGAGAGGACAAATCGAGGTAACAGAGGTGCCACGGCCTGAATTGGACCGCGGTGAGGCGCTGATCCGCGTTGGGTACTGTGGCATCTGCGGGACCGATTTGGAGGCATTCCACACCGGGATGTACGAGCCGGGGTTGGTCATCGGACACGAGTTCGCCGGCACCATTGTGGAGGTGGGCCCGGGCGTGGCGGACTGGCGAATCGGCGATCGGGTGGTGGTAAACGATGCCATCCCCTGCGGTGAGTGCTTGCCCTGTCGAGAGGGGCGGCCGGATGCTTGCGAGAGTGTGATGATGATCGGCGTCAGCCACGATGGGGGCATGGCAGAGTACGTGAAGGCTCCTGTCCGGGGCCTCCATCGCTTGCCCGATGGTGTTACCCTGCGCCAGGGCGCGCTGGTGGAGTCGCTTACCATCGCACTGCATGGCGTCCGGCGCTCACGACTCAAGCCGGGGGACAACGCGTTGGTGATGGGTGCTGGCCCCATCGGGCTGCTAACCCTGCAGTGCGCCCTGCTGGCTGGGGCGCGAACGGCGGCCGTGACTGAAGTGGACCCGGTCCGTGCAGCGCTGGCAGGTCGGCTCGGTGCGGCGGCCGTGCTGGACCCGAACCGCGACCACGTGGGCGTTGCGTTAGCCGACCTGACCGATGGCTGGGGCCCCGACGTGGTGTACATCTGCACTGGCGCGCCAGAGCCATTCCGCGACGCCATCTCCCTCGTCCGCAAGGGCGGGCAGATCTTCCTCATCGGCCTGTGCGTGGAGCCAGTGGAGACCGATTTCATGAGCGTGGTCATGGGCGACTTGTGCATTGAGGGCAGCCTTATGGGACGGGCCGAGTTTCCCGCTGCCATAGACTTCATCGCCCAACACCGGGTAGATGTAGAATCGCTGATCTCCCACGAGATCGCTCTAAATGACGTGGTGACCAAGGGGTTCCATCTGTTAGATACACCCGGCTCCGGAGCCGTCAAAATCCTGGTTCAGATAGGAGGGGAATCATGA
- a CDS encoding TM2 domain-containing protein, whose protein sequence is MYCRNCGAPVGEKAAVCTSCGMKVGQGVRYCWNCGAETGPAAEICIKCGVRVAAGEIAEQKDWTTALLLSIFLGELGIDRFYLGYTVLGILKLLTAGGCGIWWLIDLILIAMNNLPDAEGRALRKR, encoded by the coding sequence ATGTATTGTCGCAATTGTGGTGCTCCAGTGGGCGAAAAGGCAGCAGTCTGCACCAGCTGTGGTATGAAGGTAGGCCAAGGGGTGAGGTACTGCTGGAACTGTGGCGCAGAAACCGGCCCGGCCGCTGAGATCTGCATTAAGTGCGGTGTTCGTGTTGCGGCGGGCGAGATCGCCGAGCAGAAGGACTGGACTACTGCACTGCTACTATCGATCTTCTTGGGTGAACTAGGAATTGACCGGTTCTACCTAGGGTACACTGTGCTGGGCATCCTGAAACTGCTCACGGCAGGTGGATGTGGCATCTGGTGGCTGATCGATCTAATCCTGATTGCTATGAACAACTTGCCTGACGCTGAGGGACGAGCCCTTCGCAAGCGATAG
- a CDS encoding thiamine pyrophosphate-binding protein: MSAIMGADVLVQCLIQEKVRFVFGIPGGQLCPILDAIRRLGTEVGMQFIMTRHEQAAAHMADAYARVTGEPGVCMGTVGPGAADLVPGVYAAWADSIPMIILTAQNQTWKSYPEHGSMQSLAQVDLFAPITKWRARVTHWRRIPELVQRAFRVAVSGRPGPVHLDLHVDVMVATGDEASLAFHPYPPARYRADRGPMAQPDLIEQAARMLVEAERPLLHPGGGVLRSGAWDEVRELAEYLSAPVTTSQGACGAIPEDHPLCLIAGGYGALGAQAAADVVLLIGGRMGDVDFWGQPPYWGEPDQQKLIQIDIEPENVGLNRPVDLALIGDAKATLRALIEAVKRLTSPIPERPEMAEYRATQEAWLAQFEKQAASDKKPIHPLRLVRDVRTFFPRDAISVVDGGNTAVWAHYLNRIYAPRSFLWAADSGHLGAGLPYAIGAKLARPDRMLYAICGDGAFGLNIQELETAARLNVPLVAIVVNDRQWGMIKATQMAAYDACYIGVDFSDIRYDLIARAMGCHGERVEEAKEIRPALERAVASGKPAVLDVVVDQWAHLTPPDLENLDAVWMEGCELPR, from the coding sequence ATGAGCGCAATCATGGGTGCGGATGTCCTGGTCCAATGTCTGATCCAGGAGAAGGTGCGGTTTGTCTTCGGCATCCCGGGCGGGCAGTTGTGCCCCATCCTCGATGCCATCCGGCGCTTGGGCACCGAGGTGGGCATGCAGTTCATCATGACCCGCCACGAGCAGGCTGCCGCTCACATGGCCGACGCCTACGCCCGCGTGACCGGTGAGCCCGGCGTCTGTATGGGCACGGTGGGGCCCGGCGCCGCCGACCTGGTGCCCGGCGTGTACGCCGCCTGGGCCGACTCCATCCCAATGATCATCCTGACCGCCCAGAACCAGACCTGGAAGAGTTACCCCGAGCACGGTTCTATGCAGTCCCTGGCCCAGGTGGACCTATTCGCCCCGATTACCAAGTGGAGGGCGCGGGTAACCCACTGGCGGCGGATCCCAGAACTGGTGCAGCGCGCCTTCCGCGTTGCCGTGTCGGGTCGTCCCGGGCCAGTGCACCTGGACCTACACGTGGATGTGATGGTGGCCACAGGCGACGAGGCGTCTCTGGCCTTCCATCCTTATCCCCCGGCGCGCTACCGGGCCGACCGCGGGCCGATGGCTCAGCCGGATCTGATCGAACAGGCGGCGCGGATGCTGGTGGAGGCAGAGCGCCCGCTACTGCACCCCGGCGGCGGTGTGTTGCGTTCGGGCGCATGGGATGAAGTCCGCGAACTGGCGGAGTACCTCTCCGCTCCGGTTACCACAAGCCAGGGAGCCTGTGGCGCGATCCCGGAGGATCACCCGCTCTGTCTCATCGCTGGGGGGTACGGTGCCCTCGGCGCTCAGGCGGCAGCCGACGTCGTCCTTTTGATCGGCGGGCGAATGGGCGATGTGGATTTCTGGGGTCAGCCTCCCTACTGGGGCGAGCCCGACCAGCAGAAACTGATCCAGATTGACATCGAGCCCGAGAACGTGGGGCTCAATCGCCCCGTGGACCTGGCCCTGATCGGCGATGCCAAGGCTACCCTGCGCGCCCTCATCGAGGCCGTGAAGCGCCTGACGTCCCCTATCCCCGAGCGCCCCGAAATGGCGGAATATCGGGCCACTCAGGAGGCTTGGCTGGCCCAGTTCGAGAAACAGGCCGCATCGGACAAGAAACCGATCCATCCCCTGCGCCTGGTCCGGGATGTGCGCACCTTCTTCCCGCGCGACGCCATCTCCGTTGTGGACGGCGGCAACACTGCGGTGTGGGCGCATTATCTGAACCGCATCTATGCGCCCCGTTCGTTCCTCTGGGCGGCCGATTCGGGTCATCTGGGGGCAGGGCTACCCTACGCCATCGGCGCTAAACTGGCCCGGCCCGATCGTATGTTGTATGCCATCTGCGGCGACGGGGCCTTTGGCCTGAACATCCAGGAATTGGAGACCGCCGCGCGGCTGAATGTACCGTTGGTTGCCATCGTCGTCAACGACCGCCAGTGGGGCATGATCAAGGCCACCCAGATGGCCGCTTATGATGCCTGCTACATCGGCGTGGATTTCAGCGACATCCGCTACGACCTGATAGCGCGGGCGATGGGCTGCCACGGCGAACGGGTGGAGGAAGCGAAGGAGATCAGGCCGGCACTGGAACGCGCGGTGGCCTCGGGCAAGCCGGCGGTCCTGGACGTGGTGGTGGATCAGTGGGCCCATCTGACCCCGCCTGACCTGGAGAACCTGGACGCGGTGTGGATGGAGGGGTGTGAGTTGCCGCGGTGA
- a CDS encoding type II toxin-antitoxin system VapC family toxin — MAATYTVDASVFLNAFNPREQGHEVSQNLLARMQENGTPIIVPTLLLPETAAALGRGQRDTDLTRRFVAALSRLPYLVLVPLDVTLAQQAADLAAQHRLRGSDAVYAAVALRFGSTLVTLDRQQRERVAEIVATRWPAEALADWNKGALK; from the coding sequence ATGGCCGCGACCTACACCGTAGATGCCAGCGTTTTCCTGAACGCTTTCAACCCCCGCGAACAGGGCCACGAGGTGAGCCAGAATCTCCTGGCCCGGATGCAGGAGAATGGCACACCGATCATAGTGCCCACGCTCCTCCTGCCCGAGACAGCCGCCGCTCTAGGGAGGGGGCAAAGAGACACCGACCTGACCCGTCGGTTTGTTGCCGCCCTCAGCCGTCTGCCTTATCTGGTGCTGGTTCCGCTGGACGTAACCCTGGCGCAGCAGGCGGCGGACCTGGCTGCGCAACACCGCCTCCGGGGAAGCGATGCAGTCTACGCTGCCGTGGCCTTGCGCTTCGGCAGCACATTGGTTACGCTAGACCGGCAGCAGCGGGAGCGGGTGGCCGAGATCGTCGCGACTCGCTGGCCTGCCGAGGCCCTGGCAGACTGGAATAAAGGAGCATTGAAATAA
- a CDS encoding SCP2 sterol-binding domain-containing protein: MKLGSLEYLEEVKKRTNADPEYLELAKGNNESYTLVLEPEPAQGVAEQIVVGFDNVDGKMNAVWLGQRPTQFTLSGSYGVWVDILRGKMGATKAITMRKLKTQGPFLQLLQGANRIIRWVEILRTIPTEFEGNYAQYNLPGEPK, from the coding sequence ATGAAACTGGGTTCTTTGGAGTATCTGGAAGAGGTCAAGAAGAGAACCAACGCCGACCCGGAGTATCTCGAACTAGCGAAGGGGAACAACGAGTCGTACACTCTCGTTCTCGAGCCCGAACCCGCCCAGGGTGTAGCCGAGCAGATCGTGGTCGGCTTCGACAACGTGGACGGGAAGATGAACGCGGTTTGGCTAGGGCAGCGTCCCACCCAGTTCACCCTGTCCGGCTCGTACGGCGTGTGGGTAGATATCCTGCGCGGCAAGATGGGAGCCACCAAGGCCATCACGATGCGCAAACTCAAGACCCAGGGCCCATTCCTGCAACTCTTGCAGGGCGCCAACCGCATCATTCGCTGGGTGGAAATCCTGCGCACCATCCCCACCGAGTTTGAGGGCAACTACGCCCAATACAACCTGCCCGGCGAGCCAAAGTAG
- a CDS encoding cation-transporting P-type ATPase, which produces MQEILWHAQAVDDVLAQFHTSREGLTSEEAAARLARYGGNITGQVRGVSPVRLLLRQFSNFFILVLFVAAGLAYAVGFIPGQQPRTLDAIFILFIIAVTVTLGFIEEYRAQRELTAIRQLLADRAVVLRDGRRLEISAADIVPGDILVLSAGQKVPADGRLVEAHALRADEAALTGESVAVDKGEQPVAPDAPLAERSSMVYGGTYITHGSGLAVVVRTGQATEMGRIATSLREMAERPTPFQVEVQKMARQMTVIVGTLAVVVALVLLFILHAPLIEVALNTLSLAVATIPASLPMVLTFALALGAREMARRRAVVRRLSVAESLGSVDTICTDKTGTLTQSTLAVQRLFADGQVMPFPLPHSNPDGTWRELLLAGLLCNEASLEGNTNHASRQSGINELPVLGDPVDVALLRAAQAAGLDVEAERRAYPRVKLIPFDSERMRMTTVHQAPGDGAGHYLVFAKGALRAVLSRCDRLLEHGQIVPLTEERREDITNVVRSLQDEGWYVLALASGEISSAEDDGILENEEVLENGLVFLGLQAMIDPPRPEAKPAIAACREAGIRLIMITGDNALTARAVGRELGLGERAIEGDDLESVSVEERRRRLKGVDIVARATPQTKQQVLETLQSEGHFVAMTGDGVNDAIALKQADVGVAMGQRGADIAKESASMVLLDDNFATIAAAIEEGRRIFDNIRKFTNYLLSTSLAEVFEVLILSVAGYFPLNATMLLWVNVVTDLVPASALAGDPAVPGIMKRRPRRHDEPILNRAIYAVIAGSVFRTVIAYTFLFAMGLRLGDVAYARTILFTAIVLHAFTRVMVVRQMDSLSLWSNPTLLGSYAVSVALQLVALYTPLRVIFGAVPLDLRAWLLIIPVVAGSSLAGVYMTRWILRLVPLWD; this is translated from the coding sequence ATGCAAGAGATACTATGGCATGCGCAGGCTGTGGATGACGTCCTGGCCCAATTCCACACCAGCCGGGAGGGCCTGACCTCCGAGGAGGCTGCCGCCCGCCTGGCACGCTATGGTGGCAACATCACTGGCCAGGTGCGCGGGGTCTCGCCAGTTCGTCTCCTCTTGCGCCAGTTCTCCAACTTCTTCATCCTGGTGCTCTTTGTTGCCGCCGGCTTGGCGTATGCGGTGGGCTTCATTCCTGGCCAACAGCCGCGCACTCTGGATGCGATTTTCATCTTGTTCATCATCGCCGTCACCGTAACTCTGGGTTTCATCGAAGAGTACCGGGCCCAGCGGGAACTGACAGCCATCCGGCAACTTCTGGCCGACCGGGCGGTTGTCTTGCGCGACGGTCGCCGCCTTGAGATAAGCGCTGCCGACATTGTGCCCGGCGATATCTTGGTCCTCTCTGCGGGGCAGAAGGTACCCGCTGACGGCAGGCTGGTGGAGGCCCATGCGCTGCGGGCCGACGAGGCGGCTCTCACTGGCGAGAGTGTGGCAGTGGACAAGGGCGAGCAACCTGTTGCACCGGATGCACCCCTGGCCGAGCGGAGCAGCATGGTGTATGGCGGGACCTATATCACCCACGGTTCCGGGTTGGCTGTGGTGGTGCGCACGGGTCAGGCCACCGAGATGGGACGGATTGCTACCTCACTGAGGGAAATGGCCGAGCGCCCCACTCCCTTCCAGGTGGAGGTGCAGAAAATGGCCCGCCAGATGACCGTCATCGTGGGCACGCTGGCGGTTGTGGTGGCGCTGGTCCTGCTCTTCATCCTGCACGCACCGTTGATCGAGGTGGCTCTGAATACGCTGAGCCTGGCCGTGGCCACGATCCCGGCCAGCCTGCCCATGGTCCTCACCTTCGCCCTGGCACTGGGGGCCCGCGAGATGGCACGGCGACGGGCTGTGGTGCGGCGGCTGTCGGTGGCCGAGAGCCTGGGCTCGGTGGATACGATCTGCACCGACAAAACGGGCACGCTGACCCAGAGCACACTGGCTGTGCAGAGACTCTTCGCCGATGGACAGGTGATGCCTTTCCCCTTGCCCCACTCGAACCCTGATGGGACGTGGCGGGAGTTGCTCTTGGCAGGGCTCCTTTGCAATGAGGCTTCGCTGGAGGGGAATACGAACCACGCCTCCCGGCAAAGCGGGATAAATGAACTGCCCGTTTTGGGCGACCCGGTGGATGTGGCGCTGCTCCGGGCCGCACAAGCAGCAGGACTGGATGTGGAGGCAGAACGCCGGGCCTACCCCCGAGTGAAGCTGATCCCCTTCGATTCAGAGCGGATGCGGATGACCACAGTGCACCAAGCCCCCGGCGATGGTGCAGGCCATTATCTGGTTTTCGCCAAAGGAGCCTTGCGGGCAGTGTTGAGCCGATGTGACCGACTGTTGGAGCACGGACAGATCGTCCCGCTCACGGAGGAGAGACGGGAGGACATCACCAACGTGGTGCGAAGCCTGCAGGACGAAGGTTGGTATGTCTTGGCCCTGGCGAGCGGAGAAATCTCGTCGGCCGAGGACGATGGCATACTGGAGAACGAGGAGGTACTGGAGAACGGATTGGTTTTCCTGGGCCTGCAGGCGATGATAGACCCGCCGCGGCCCGAAGCCAAGCCTGCCATCGCCGCCTGCCGCGAGGCTGGCATCCGCCTGATTATGATCACCGGCGACAACGCGCTGACGGCGCGGGCAGTGGGTCGGGAACTGGGCCTGGGCGAGCGGGCCATCGAAGGCGACGATCTGGAGAGTGTGTCGGTCGAGGAACGACGCCGCCGGCTGAAGGGCGTGGACATCGTGGCTCGGGCAACACCTCAAACGAAACAACAGGTGCTCGAGACTCTGCAGAGCGAGGGGCACTTCGTGGCTATGACCGGCGACGGCGTCAATGATGCCATCGCCCTCAAGCAGGCCGATGTGGGGGTGGCCATGGGTCAGCGCGGGGCCGATATCGCCAAGGAATCGGCCAGCATGGTTCTCCTGGACGATAACTTCGCCACCATCGCCGCGGCCATCGAAGAGGGACGGCGCATCTTCGACAACATCCGCAAGTTCACCAACTACCTGTTGAGCACGAGCCTGGCCGAAGTGTTCGAGGTGCTCATCCTCTCGGTCGCAGGTTACTTCCCCCTGAACGCTACCATGCTCCTGTGGGTGAACGTGGTCACCGACCTGGTGCCGGCCAGCGCCCTGGCTGGCGACCCGGCTGTCCCAGGGATTATGAAGCGCCGTCCACGCCGCCACGATGAGCCCATCCTAAACCGCGCCATCTATGCAGTCATCGCCGGCAGCGTCTTCCGCACGGTGATCGCCTACACGTTCCTGTTCGCTATGGGTCTGCGCCTGGGCGATGTGGCCTACGCCCGCACCATTCTTTTCACCGCCATCGTGCTCCACGCCTTCACCCGGGTGATGGTGGTGCGGCAGATGGATTCGCTCTCCCTGTGGTCCAACCCCACGTTGCTGGGCAGTTATGCCGTCTCGGTGGCGCTGCAACTGGTGGCCCTGTACACCCCGCTGCGGGTCATCTTCGGCGCGGTGCCTCTGGATCTGCGAGCCTGGTTGCTGATCATCCCAGTCGTAGCGGGGTCCTCCCTGGCCGGCGTGTATATGACGCGCTGGATCTTACGGCTGGTGCCCCTCTGGGATTGA
- a CDS encoding DUF2752 domain-containing protein, whose protein sequence is MTNKLTGTAYWFYGITPASRLLLIVVACIALAIVPLNVLDALPQFCLWERLFGYCPVHGTTHALAALLHGDLESAVAYNANVLLIAPLLVVIIARDLYLLLHQTRREGFTLLSTSAISIAEEPSPKKQEK, encoded by the coding sequence ATGACCAACAAGCTTACCGGCACGGCGTACTGGTTCTACGGCATTACACCTGCTTCTCGATTGTTATTAATCGTCGTGGCATGTATCGCGCTAGCGATCGTGCCTTTGAACGTGCTAGACGCGCTTCCGCAGTTTTGCCTGTGGGAACGCTTGTTCGGTTATTGCCCTGTTCACGGTACCACCCACGCTTTGGCTGCCCTTCTCCACGGTGACCTTGAATCCGCCGTCGCCTACAACGCCAATGTGCTACTGATCGCACCACTGTTAGTAGTCATCATCGCGCGAGACCTGTACCTATTATTACACCAAACAAGAAGGGAGGGTTTTACACTGCTTTCCACAAGTGCCATTTCCATCGCCGAAGAACCCTCTCCCAAAAAACAAGAGAAGTAG